A stretch of DNA from Alkalispirochaeta americana:
GACCTTCTGGGAAACTGGGAAGGCTATTACGTTCGTGGTATCAGAATTCCGCAGAACCAGAATCGAAAGATCCGTATCGAACTCCATCCGAAACACGGGTGGTGGGGCGGATGCAGCCGGTGTGGATGTACCGGCTGTGACTATCATGATCGCACAACACGGATTGTTCGAGATCTACCGGTATTCGGTCAGGCGGTTGAACTCCGCGTGGTCCTGCGTCGGGTGGTTTGCCCGGTATGTGGTCCGAGCCGTGAATCGATTTCCTGGCTGGATCCGTATGCCCGGGTTACCACGCGCATGGCGGAGACAGTTTGCCGGATGGCAGAGATCATGACAGTCAAGGAAGTTGCGAAGACGTTTCTGCTTGCCTGGCATACGGTTAAGAATATCCACAAACGGTATCTGAAACACCTGCTTGAGCCGGTTGATCTGAACGGCGTCACCCAGCTTTTGATCGATGAGTTTGCTATCCAAAAAGGGCATCGATACGCGACGGTAGTCGTCGATGCATTGCGAAAGCGGGTGCTGTGGGTCGGAAGAGGCCGCTCACGAGCCTCTATTCGCCCGTTTTTCGAACTGCTTGGGGATCAGAGGCGCCACATCAAAGCAGTCGCACTTGATATGAGTAGCGCCTACATCAATGAAATCGCCGAACAATGTCCCCAGGCACAGGTGATCTTTGATCACTTTCACGTCATCGCCCGCTACGGTCGTGAGGTAATCGATCGCGTCCGCGTCGAT
This window harbors:
- a CDS encoding ISL3 family transposase yields the protein MELHPKHGWWGGCSRCGCTGCDYHDRTTRIVRDLPVFGQAVELRVVLRRVVCPVCGPSRESISWLDPYARVTTRMAETVCRMAEIMTVKEVAKTFLLAWHTVKNIHKRYLKHLLEPVDLNGVTQLLIDEFAIQKGHRYATVVVDALRKRVLWVGRGRSRASIRPFFELLGDQRRHIKAVALDMSSAYINEIAEQCPQAQVIFDHFHVIARYGREVIDRVRVDVANRYRHDPVQRKLVKGSRWLLLRNPSNISRPKDQQKLDELLEVNKELSLVYIMKEHLNHLWRFDDHIAARAWWHQWYRMALESNIDALIKFARNLSIHVEGLLAHTRYRLNTGVLEGMNNKIKVIKRVAYGFRDDEYF